From the genome of Spinacia oleracea cultivar Varoflay chromosome 2, BTI_SOV_V1, whole genome shotgun sequence, one region includes:
- the LOC130467633 gene encoding uncharacterized mitochondrial protein AtMg00810-like, producing MLLASLFLSQDTYAEEIIKRASMPSCAHVPTPVDTHSKLSTTSGSTYKDHTQYRSFAGALQYLTVTRPNISYVFQQICLHMHDAQDEHMRASMRIIRYIQGTLSLGLHLCTSPPLLVLFPTQTLTGVVVWTRGIPYASGYCIFLVIISSLGRPNDNPPCHSQVSKLNTLVWLM from the coding sequence ATGCTTCTAGCTAGCTTATTTCTTTCACAAGACACTTATGCTGAAGAGATCATAAAGAGAGCAAGTATGCCCTCATGTGCACATGTTCCTACTCCAGTTGATACTCACTCCAAATTGAGCACCACTTCGGGGTCCACTTATAAGGATCATACCCAGTATCGCAGTTTTGCAGGTGCTTTGCAGTATCTTACTGTTACTAGACCAAACATCTCTTATGTTTTTCAACAAATTTGTCTTCATATGCATGACGCTCAGGATGAACATATGCGTGCGTCGATGCGCATTATTCGTTATATTCAGGGCACTCTTTCTCTTGGCTTGCACTTGTGTACAAGTCCTCCACTGCTAGTCTTGTTTCCTACACAGACGCTGACTGGGGTGGTTGTCTGGACACGAGGCATTCCATATGCATCCGGGTATTGTATTTTTCTTGTGATAATCTCATCTCTTGGTCGTCCAAACGACAACCCACCTTGTCACTCTCAAGTGTCGAAGCTGAATACATTGGTGTGGCTAATGTAG